One region of Dokdonia sp. 4H-3-7-5 genomic DNA includes:
- a CDS encoding glutamine--tRNA ligase/YqeY domain fusion protein, producing MTEDNKSLNFLEQIVEEDLKGSYTKEDLRFRFPPEPNGYLHIGHCKAICISFGLGEKYGAPVNLRFDDTNPAKEEQEYVDAIKEDVSWLGYQWDKECFSSDYFQQLYDWTVQLIKDGKAYVDSQSSEAMAEQKGTPTQPGVPGPYRDRTVEENLDLFARMKAGEFKEGEHILRAKIDMAHVNMLMRDPIIYRVLHKDHHRTGSDWCIYPMYDWTHGESDYIEQVSHSLCSLEFKPHRELYDWFLDQVYSGEDLRPKQREFARLNLNYTIMSKRKLLTLVEKGVVSGWDDPRMPTISGLRRRGYTAAAIRNFIDAVGVAKRENVIDVALLEFHIRQDLNNIAPRVMAVLDPVKLVITNYPEGKEEWLDAENNPEDEAAGERKVPFSRELYIEREDFKENAGNKYFRLTTDKEVRLKNSYIIKGGEVIRDENGVITEIHCTYDPESRSGSGTEASKRNVKGTLHWVSIAHAIKAEVRLFDRLFSDENPDGHEDKDFMEFINPNSLTTITGYLEPSLKDVEVGDIFQFQRKGYFNVDKESTADHLIFNRTVGLRDSWAKVKPKQAQGNTQGQAKPQQQQKASALSTINKLGKKLANLPEDKRIAAVADIQKLAASLTEDEVKGFFNTSAKKVGTRIAGIESLYAFAKAQNKTIKDIEGAVAFVEKAKEDSNDILQEAASKF from the coding sequence ATGACAGAGGATAATAAATCATTGAATTTTCTAGAACAAATTGTTGAAGAAGACCTTAAAGGGAGCTATACTAAGGAGGATTTGCGTTTTCGCTTTCCACCAGAACCTAATGGGTATTTACATATAGGTCACTGTAAGGCAATCTGTATAAGTTTTGGGCTAGGGGAGAAGTACGGGGCACCGGTAAACTTACGTTTTGACGATACTAACCCAGCAAAAGAAGAGCAAGAATATGTAGATGCTATCAAGGAAGATGTTTCTTGGTTAGGGTATCAATGGGATAAGGAGTGCTTTTCAAGTGATTATTTCCAGCAGTTATATGATTGGACTGTCCAGCTTATTAAGGATGGAAAAGCTTATGTAGATTCTCAATCTAGTGAGGCAATGGCAGAGCAGAAGGGAACACCTACACAACCTGGTGTGCCAGGACCTTACCGTGATCGTACGGTAGAAGAAAACTTAGACCTTTTTGCTAGAATGAAAGCGGGTGAGTTTAAGGAAGGAGAACATATTTTACGTGCAAAAATTGATATGGCGCATGTAAACATGTTAATGCGTGATCCTATTATTTATCGTGTGTTGCACAAAGATCACCACCGCACAGGTAGTGACTGGTGTATCTACCCTATGTATGACTGGACGCATGGAGAGAGCGATTATATAGAACAGGTAAGTCATAGTTTATGTTCGCTTGAGTTTAAGCCTCACAGAGAACTTTATGATTGGTTCTTAGACCAAGTATACTCTGGTGAGGATTTACGTCCTAAGCAGCGGGAGTTTGCACGTCTCAACCTTAACTACACGATTATGAGTAAACGTAAGTTGCTCACATTAGTTGAAAAAGGTGTAGTTTCTGGATGGGATGACCCACGTATGCCTACTATTTCTGGACTGAGACGTCGTGGTTATACAGCTGCAGCAATACGTAATTTTATAGATGCAGTAGGAGTTGCAAAGCGTGAGAATGTGATTGATGTTGCATTATTAGAATTCCACATTCGTCAAGATTTAAATAACATTGCTCCTAGAGTAATGGCAGTATTAGATCCAGTAAAACTGGTGATTACTAACTATCCAGAAGGTAAAGAGGAGTGGCTAGATGCAGAGAATAATCCAGAAGATGAGGCTGCGGGAGAGCGTAAAGTTCCTTTTAGTAGAGAGTTGTACATAGAACGTGAGGATTTTAAAGAAAATGCTGGAAATAAGTATTTCCGCCTTACTACAGATAAAGAAGTACGTTTAAAGAATTCATACATCATTAAAGGTGGTGAGGTTATCAGAGATGAGAACGGAGTTATCACAGAGATACACTGTACCTATGATCCAGAGAGTAGATCTGGAAGCGGGACAGAAGCTTCTAAGCGCAATGTAAAAGGAACACTACACTGGGTTTCTATTGCTCATGCTATTAAAGCAGAGGTACGTTTATTTGATAGACTATTTAGTGATGAAAATCCTGATGGTCATGAGGATAAAGACTTCATGGAATTTATAAATCCTAACAGTCTTACTACAATCACTGGATATCTTGAGCCAAGTCTTAAAGACGTTGAGGTAGGTGATATATTCCAGTTCCAGCGCAAGGGATATTTTAATGTAGATAAGGAGTCTACAGCAGATCACCTTATTTTTAATAGAACGGTAGGTTTACGTGATTCATGGGCAAAAGTGAAGCCTAAACAAGCACAAGGTAACACGCAAGGTCAAGCAAAACCACAGCAACAGCAAAAAGCTTCAGCTCTTAGTACGATTAATAAACTAGGTAAGAAACTTGCAAATCTACCAGAAGATAAACGTATTGCGGCTGTTGCAGATATACAAAAGTTAGCAGCGAGTTTAACAGAGGATGAGGTTAAAGGATTCTTTAATACTTCGGCAAAAAAGGTGGGTACTCGTATTGCGGGTATTGAGAGTTTGTACGCTTTCGCGAAAGCGCAAAACAAAACCATTAAGGACATTGAAGGAGCAGTAGCATTTGTTGAAAAGGCAAAAGAAGATAGCAACGATATATTACAAGAAGCAGCGTCTAAATTTTAA
- a CDS encoding YtxH domain-containing protein: protein MSKSSNTLLALVLGGAIGAAAGILYAPEKGTKTRKDLSKKAKKEQEKLVKQLKETRESLTDNAQKAKLTFEEKLNDSISTASHKADDVISTLETKLAELRVQNAKLQKDAVVDKNVAKVEKALS from the coding sequence ATGAGTAAGTCAAGTAATACATTGTTAGCGTTAGTTTTAGGTGGTGCAATAGGTGCAGCAGCAGGAATTTTATATGCTCCAGAAAAAGGAACTAAAACGAGAAAGGATCTTTCTAAGAAAGCTAAGAAAGAGCAAGAAAAATTAGTAAAGCAACTTAAGGAAACTAGAGAGTCGCTTACAGATAATGCTCAGAAAGCTAAGTTAACTTTTGAAGAAAAGTTAAACGACTCTATTTCAACAGCGAGTCATAAAGCAGATGATGTAATCTCAACGTTAGAAACAAAACTAGCTGAGTTACGTGTACAAAATGCAAAACTTCAAAAAGATGCTGTAGTAGATAAAAATGTTGCCAAAGTGGAGAAAGCATTATCATAA
- a CDS encoding DUF6327 family protein, producing the protein MREYSSFEQIEHDLKILKLKRQISEEEVRLNVNGAKNGMSSGFSPVSSLGTLVGSLLQKAVVAKLLSTIFGYKRVKEVNREGEYKA; encoded by the coding sequence ATGAGAGAATATAGTAGTTTTGAACAAATAGAGCATGACCTTAAAATCCTTAAACTTAAAAGACAAATAAGTGAGGAGGAAGTAAGGCTTAATGTAAATGGAGCTAAAAACGGTATGAGTTCTGGATTTTCTCCGGTATCCTCATTAGGAACTTTAGTAGGATCATTACTCCAAAAGGCGGTGGTAGCTAAATTACTAAGTACAATTTTTGGATATAAACGTGTTAAGGAAGTAAATAGAGAAGGAGAATACAAAGCTTAA
- a CDS encoding SPFH domain-containing protein produces MGQILLPVLVVLAILIILSGIFMVKQQTAAVVERFGKFIGVRNSGLQFKIPVFDKIAGRINLKIQQLDVVVETKTKDDVFVRLKISVQFQVVKDKVYDAFYKLENPHDQITSYVFDVVRAEVPKMKLDDVFERKDDIAIAVKRELNEAMSSYGFDIIKTLVTDIDPDMQVKAAMNRINAAEREKVAAEFEAEADRIKIVAKARAEAESKRLQGQGIADQRREIARGLEESVDVLNNVGINSQEASALIVVTQHYDTLQSMGEQTNSNLILMPNSPQAGSNMLNDMITSFVASNQIGEQMKKDNEAKGIINKKKRDAQED; encoded by the coding sequence ATGGGACAGATTCTTTTACCAGTATTAGTAGTACTAGCCATACTTATTATCCTCTCAGGGATATTTATGGTTAAACAGCAAACCGCCGCCGTTGTGGAGCGTTTTGGAAAATTCATTGGAGTGCGTAACTCGGGACTTCAATTTAAAATCCCTGTATTTGATAAAATTGCAGGTCGTATCAATTTAAAAATACAGCAGCTTGATGTTGTTGTTGAAACTAAAACTAAAGATGACGTTTTTGTACGTCTTAAGATATCTGTACAGTTTCAAGTAGTAAAAGATAAAGTGTATGACGCATTTTATAAACTTGAAAATCCGCATGATCAGATTACTTCTTACGTATTTGACGTAGTAAGAGCGGAGGTTCCAAAAATGAAATTAGATGACGTTTTTGAGCGTAAGGATGATATTGCCATTGCAGTAAAGCGTGAGCTTAACGAAGCTATGTCTAGTTATGGTTTTGACATCATTAAAACCCTTGTAACAGACATTGATCCAGATATGCAGGTAAAGGCAGCTATGAACAGAATTAATGCAGCAGAACGCGAGAAAGTAGCTGCAGAGTTTGAAGCAGAAGCAGATCGTATCAAGATTGTAGCAAAAGCTCGTGCAGAAGCAGAGTCTAAGCGTTTACAAGGACAAGGTATTGCAGACCAGCGTAGAGAGATTGCTCGTGGTCTTGAAGAGTCTGTAGATGTTCTAAATAATGTGGGTATTAATTCTCAAGAAGCATCTGCACTTATTGTAGTTACTCAACACTATGATACATTACAGTCTATGGGTGAGCAAACTAATTCTAACCTTATCTTAATGCCTAACTCCCCACAAGCTGGTAGTAATATGCTTAATGATATGATTACTTCATTTGTAGCTTCTAATCAAATAGGAGAGCAAATGAAAAAAGATAATGAAGCAAAAGGTATTATCAATAAGAAGAAGAGAGACGCTCAAGAAGATTAA
- the gltX gene encoding glutamate--tRNA ligase: protein MSQNVRVRFAPSPTGPLHIGGVRTALFNYLFAKKHGGTFILRIEDTDQNRYVPGAEDYIRESLDWCGISYDEGPTKDGGFGPYRQSERKDKYHAFAKALVDSNNAYYAFDTAESLDAHRKDHEANGKTFIYNWHNRLKLDNSLVLSQEETEKRIAAGENYVIRFKSPQDEVLQLRDEIRGAMEIDTNILDDKVLFKSDGMPTYHLANIVDDHLMEITHVIRGEEWLPSLALHVLLYRAFGWDAPVFAHLPLILKPVGKGKLSKRDGDKLGFPVFPLQWEDPKSNEISSGYREDGYFAEAMVNMLAFLGWNPGTEQEIFSLEELVAAFDLKRVNKAGAKFDPEKTKWFQQQYMQESPVALIADQFMTFLKDKNVTTTEEYTTHVVDLIKERAIFVEDLWTLGSYFFTAPTEFDEKAAKKAWKEDTAAIMEEVKIILSSVSNFTTIEAQTTLKEWIVAKELGFGKVMQPFRLSLVGAMQGPDVFDIATTIGKEETLRRIGYAITTLG from the coding sequence ATGTCTCAAAACGTTCGGGTGCGATTTGCACCTTCACCTACTGGGCCATTGCACATCGGTGGTGTGCGTACGGCGCTTTTTAATTATTTATTTGCAAAAAAACATGGAGGTACTTTTATCCTCCGTATAGAAGATACAGATCAAAATCGCTATGTACCTGGTGCAGAAGATTATATACGTGAGAGTCTAGACTGGTGCGGTATTTCATATGACGAGGGACCTACAAAAGATGGCGGATTTGGACCTTATAGACAAAGTGAACGTAAGGATAAGTATCACGCTTTCGCGAAAGCGTTAGTCGACTCAAATAATGCTTACTATGCATTTGATACTGCCGAAAGTCTTGATGCACACAGAAAAGATCACGAAGCAAACGGCAAAACCTTTATCTATAACTGGCACAATCGCCTTAAACTAGATAACTCTCTCGTTCTATCGCAAGAGGAAACAGAGAAGCGTATAGCCGCTGGCGAAAATTATGTGATACGTTTTAAATCTCCTCAAGATGAAGTATTACAACTACGTGATGAAATACGTGGTGCTATGGAGATTGATACTAATATTCTAGATGATAAGGTGTTATTTAAATCTGACGGGATGCCTACCTATCACCTAGCAAACATAGTAGATGATCATTTAATGGAAATTACTCATGTGATACGTGGTGAAGAGTGGTTACCATCTCTAGCGTTACACGTGTTATTGTATAGAGCCTTTGGATGGGATGCACCAGTATTTGCTCACTTACCGCTTATTCTTAAGCCTGTAGGGAAAGGAAAATTAAGTAAGCGTGATGGTGATAAGCTAGGATTTCCAGTCTTTCCGCTACAATGGGAAGATCCAAAATCAAACGAAATTTCTTCTGGATACAGAGAAGACGGTTACTTTGCAGAAGCCATGGTAAACATGCTTGCCTTTTTAGGATGGAATCCTGGAACGGAACAAGAAATTTTTAGTCTAGAAGAGCTTGTAGCAGCTTTTGACTTAAAACGTGTTAATAAAGCTGGAGCAAAATTTGATCCAGAAAAGACAAAGTGGTTCCAGCAGCAGTATATGCAAGAATCTCCTGTAGCACTTATAGCAGATCAATTTATGACATTCTTAAAGGATAAGAATGTAACTACTACAGAGGAGTACACAACACACGTAGTTGATTTAATTAAAGAACGCGCCATCTTTGTAGAAGATTTATGGACATTAGGAAGTTACTTCTTTACTGCTCCAACAGAGTTTGATGAAAAGGCAGCCAAGAAAGCTTGGAAAGAAGATACGGCGGCCATCATGGAAGAGGTGAAAATTATATTATCTAGTGTATCTAACTTCACAACAATAGAAGCTCAAACAACTCTTAAGGAGTGGATTGTAGCAAAGGAATTAGGTTTTGGAAAAGTAATGCAACCTTTTAGATTATCACTTGTGGGCGCTATGCAAGGACCTGATGTTTTTGATATTGCTACCACCATTGGCAAAGAAGAAACATTACGACGTATAGGTTATGCAATTACCACACTAGGATAA
- a CDS encoding DUF4175 family protein gives MTNRFEKIEKKLEGFIRKYYTNELLRGAIFFFALGLFYFLITLLIEYFFWLSPAGRTVLFWAFIVVEVALLIKFIAVPLARLFKLSKGINYKDAASLIGNYFPEVSDKLINTLQLHSEVTDSELMLASIEQKSEELEPIPFRLAIDFTKNKKYLKYAAIPVVIFLIANYAGKEKVFSTSYERVVNYNEAYEPPAPFSFYIVNENLQAIENKDFELRVRTLGDIIPEEASVRFNDEVYFLQQIALGEYSYIFEQPTENITFNLKGNKVVSQPYTIEVLKVPVLMDFDMELNYPAHTRKGKETVKNTGNAIIPEGTTVSWNISTRQTDGVDLVLKDTIIPFALSENVTTSKVFKAVKRIYNNTSYEVSTSNSQLKNYENLAYNLQVLKDQYPQISLEAKKDTVNEQQNYFYGKVSDDYGLKKLQIVYYPSESDNKQYDEISISKGNVDQFIYAFPNNLDLQEGVNYEYYFEVFDNDAIHRFKSTKSTIYSFVKLTDDELKNKQLEQQQKSIGNLDKSLQKMKDSEKELQEISRTQKEKKQLSFNDQKKLDSFLKRQKQQEEMMKDFSKQLKENLDEFQKEEELTDEDKEKLKERLERQEKKAKENEKLLKELQELREKMPKEELSEKLEELEKQNKNNKRNLEQMVELTKRYYVQKKTEQIARDLEELAKKQEDLSKKEGKENTKEKQDELNEEFKKLEEALKDLEKENQELKKPMDLPGDEKKQEEIKEEQEGASEELEKQEDQEQQDGTPQDKSSAQAKQKKAAEKMKQMSKSMQSQMQMGGEESLEEDAEMLRQILDNLLVFSFEEETIMMEFRKMDGKNPNYARKLRRQNVLKQNFKHIDDSLYALSLRQPKLDEIINETLVDIDYSMDQALSRLAENQIMQGVSSQQYVITGTNKLADFLSQTLDNMQNAMMSGSGSGKGKGMGMGSGSGSGEQLPDIIQSQEELNKKMGEGKKPGDGNEGEGKEGESGEGSEGKEGQGKGGGDQPGSEGEGGKEGEGEGGQGGGKGSSNSDLKGDGNGENGGGENGDGQSDEYEQGLLYEIYKEQSKLRQQLEDAIQREGLGDNAEKLVKDMKDVEQQLLDKGFNNETLQRMTNLKHELLKLKEATLQQGEENKREANTNVKEFANPVNSALEKAKKYFNTTEILNRNALPLKEEYKRKVQDYFQKNND, from the coding sequence ATGACGAATAGATTTGAAAAAATAGAGAAGAAGCTAGAGGGATTTATTAGAAAATATTACACTAATGAATTGCTGCGCGGTGCAATATTTTTTTTTGCACTAGGTCTATTTTATTTCTTAATCACACTGCTCATTGAGTATTTTTTCTGGCTTAGTCCAGCTGGAAGAACCGTTCTTTTCTGGGCGTTTATAGTAGTAGAGGTTGCTTTACTCATCAAGTTTATAGCAGTACCACTAGCCAGATTATTTAAATTGTCAAAAGGTATCAACTACAAGGATGCTGCTAGTTTGATAGGAAATTATTTTCCAGAAGTAAGCGACAAGCTTATAAACACCTTGCAATTACATAGTGAAGTAACAGACTCAGAATTAATGCTCGCAAGTATAGAGCAGAAGAGTGAAGAGCTTGAGCCTATCCCTTTTAGACTAGCTATAGATTTTACAAAAAATAAGAAGTACCTCAAATACGCTGCTATACCTGTAGTTATATTTCTCATTGCAAACTATGCAGGGAAGGAAAAGGTTTTCTCAACAAGTTATGAGCGTGTTGTAAATTACAACGAGGCATATGAGCCACCAGCACCGTTTAGTTTTTATATAGTCAATGAGAATTTACAGGCTATTGAAAATAAAGATTTTGAGTTGCGCGTGCGCACACTGGGAGATATAATTCCTGAGGAGGCGTCTGTGAGATTTAATGATGAGGTGTATTTTCTACAGCAAATTGCTCTGGGAGAGTATAGCTATATATTTGAACAGCCTACAGAAAATATCACCTTTAATCTTAAAGGTAATAAAGTCGTATCCCAGCCTTATACTATCGAGGTACTCAAGGTTCCTGTACTTATGGATTTTGATATGGAACTCAACTATCCTGCACATACTCGCAAAGGAAAAGAGACTGTAAAAAATACGGGCAATGCAATTATTCCAGAAGGAACTACCGTTTCTTGGAATATAAGTACGAGGCAGACGGATGGAGTAGATCTTGTGCTTAAGGATACTATTATCCCTTTCGCTTTAAGCGAAAATGTGACAACCTCAAAAGTTTTCAAAGCAGTAAAGCGTATCTATAATAACACGAGTTATGAAGTAAGTACGAGTAATAGCCAACTGAAAAATTATGAAAATCTAGCATATAATTTACAAGTCTTAAAAGATCAGTATCCTCAAATATCCTTGGAAGCAAAAAAAGATACTGTAAACGAGCAGCAGAATTATTTCTACGGAAAAGTGAGCGACGATTACGGGCTTAAAAAATTACAAATTGTTTATTATCCTTCAGAGAGTGATAATAAACAGTATGACGAAATCAGTATTTCAAAGGGTAATGTAGATCAGTTTATTTATGCATTCCCTAATAATCTTGATTTACAAGAAGGAGTAAATTATGAGTATTATTTTGAGGTTTTTGATAATGATGCCATCCATCGTTTTAAAAGTACAAAGAGCACGATATATAGTTTTGTAAAACTTACAGATGATGAGCTTAAAAATAAACAGCTTGAGCAACAACAAAAATCTATAGGTAATCTTGATAAGTCCCTACAGAAGATGAAGGATAGTGAGAAGGAATTACAAGAAATCTCACGAACTCAGAAGGAGAAAAAGCAGCTGAGTTTTAACGATCAAAAGAAACTTGATAGCTTTCTTAAACGCCAGAAGCAGCAAGAGGAGATGATGAAAGATTTTTCTAAACAGTTAAAGGAGAATCTAGACGAGTTTCAAAAAGAAGAGGAGCTTACAGATGAGGATAAAGAAAAACTGAAGGAACGTCTAGAGCGTCAAGAAAAGAAAGCAAAGGAAAATGAAAAGCTCTTAAAAGAATTACAAGAGCTTCGAGAGAAAATGCCAAAAGAAGAACTCTCTGAAAAGCTTGAGGAACTTGAAAAGCAAAATAAAAATAATAAGCGCAACCTAGAGCAAATGGTTGAGCTTACAAAGCGTTATTATGTTCAGAAAAAGACCGAGCAAATTGCTCGTGACTTAGAGGAACTCGCAAAAAAACAAGAAGATTTAAGTAAGAAGGAAGGAAAAGAAAATACTAAGGAAAAGCAAGATGAACTCAACGAAGAGTTCAAAAAACTTGAGGAAGCGCTAAAGGATCTTGAAAAAGAAAACCAAGAACTTAAAAAACCTATGGACCTTCCTGGTGACGAAAAGAAACAAGAAGAAATCAAAGAAGAGCAGGAGGGAGCTAGTGAAGAACTAGAAAAACAAGAGGATCAAGAACAACAAGACGGAACACCCCAGGATAAATCTAGTGCTCAAGCGAAACAGAAAAAGGCTGCAGAAAAGATGAAGCAAATGAGTAAGTCTATGCAGTCTCAAATGCAAATGGGTGGTGAGGAAAGTCTGGAAGAAGATGCAGAGATGTTACGCCAGATACTAGATAATCTTCTTGTTTTTAGTTTTGAAGAAGAGACTATAATGATGGAATTTCGTAAGATGGATGGGAAGAATCCTAATTACGCACGTAAATTAAGAAGGCAAAATGTACTCAAACAAAATTTCAAACATATAGATGATAGTTTATATGCATTGTCACTGCGTCAGCCTAAACTCGATGAGATTATCAATGAGACCTTAGTCGATATTGATTACAGCATGGATCAAGCACTATCAAGACTTGCCGAAAATCAAATAATGCAAGGTGTAAGTAGCCAGCAATATGTTATAACTGGAACTAATAAACTAGCAGACTTCCTTAGTCAGACGTTAGATAATATGCAAAATGCAATGATGTCTGGTAGCGGCTCCGGTAAAGGAAAGGGTATGGGCATGGGTTCTGGCAGTGGAAGTGGGGAACAACTGCCTGATATCATACAGAGTCAAGAAGAACTCAATAAGAAAATGGGTGAGGGTAAAAAACCCGGAGATGGAAATGAAGGTGAAGGTAAGGAAGGAGAATCTGGTGAAGGTTCTGAAGGTAAAGAAGGACAAGGAAAAGGAGGCGGTGATCAACCTGGATCTGAAGGCGAGGGAGGAAAAGAAGGCGAAGGTGAAGGTGGTCAAGGTGGAGGAAAAGGCTCGAGTAATAGTGATTTAAAAGGTGATGGAAATGGCGAGAATGGAGGTGGAGAAAATGGAGATGGACAAAGCGATGAGTATGAGCAGGGACTTCTTTATGAAATTTATAAAGAGCAGTCTAAGTTAAGACAACAACTAGAAGATGCTATTCAAAGGGAAGGTCTTGGGGATAATGCAGAGAAGCTGGTAAAAGATATGAAGGATGTTGAGCAGCAATTATTAGATAAAGGTTTTAATAATGAAACGTTACAACGTATGACTAATCTTAAGCACGAACTACTTAAACTTAAAGAGGCAACGTTGCAACAAGGTGAAGAGAATAAGCGTGAAGCAAATACCAACGTAAAGGAGTTTGCAAATCCTGTGAATAGTGCGCTCGAAAAAGCCAAAAAGTATTTTAACACGACAGAAATATTAAACAGAAATGCACTTCCGCTTAAGGAAGAATACAAGCGTAAAGTGCAAGATTACTTCCAGAAAAACAATGATTGA
- the ybeY gene encoding rRNA maturation RNase YbeY codes for MIEFNSTNDFELSNPEELLQWLTSVIESEQKQMGEINYIFCDDAYLHKLNVEYLNHDTLTDVISFDYTSGDVISGDVYISVERVEDNAADFKTSFKDELSRVMVHGLLHYCGYKDKSDDEAKEMRAKENLYLSVR; via the coding sequence ATGATTGAATTTAATAGTACAAATGATTTTGAATTATCAAATCCTGAAGAGTTACTTCAGTGGTTAACATCTGTGATAGAATCCGAGCAAAAACAAATGGGGGAGATCAATTACATTTTTTGTGATGATGCCTACTTGCATAAACTCAATGTTGAATATTTGAATCATGACACGCTTACAGATGTAATCAGTTTTGACTACACGAGTGGAGATGTAATTAGTGGGGATGTATATATTTCTGTAGAGCGTGTTGAGGATAATGCTGCAGATTTTAAAACCTCTTTTAAAGACGAATTAAGCCGTGTTATGGTTCATGGACTACTGCACTATTGCGGTTATAAAGATAAGAGTGATGATGAGGCTAAGGAGATGAGAGCAAAGGAAAATTTATATTTATCAGTTAGATAA